DNA sequence from the Pseudoxanthomonas indica genome:
TCGCCCAGCACGGCCAGCGGTGTGAAGTCGGGCAGCTGCAGCACCTGGACGCGGTGATTGTCGCGTTCGGCCACGAACAGCAGGTCGCCAAAGACGGCAATGCCGTTGGGGCGGTTGAACTGGCCCGGGGCCTGGCCCTTTTCGCCAAAGGTGCGCAGGCGCCGACCGTCGTCGGCGTCGTAGACCGCCAGGCGGTGGCTGGATTTGGCCGTGGCGATCAGCCAGACATGCCCGTCTTCGGTCGGCCAGGCCGCCACCGAATCGAGCTCATCGGCCGCCACGGGTGCGGAGATCCAGGCCTCCGTGACCATCGCATCGACCTGGCTGACCGGGGCGGGGGCGGGCGGCCGCGATGCATGCGGACGGGATGGAGTGGCGGCACAGCTGGCGAGCAGGGCGGCGCAGGCGCCAGCCAAAAGCAAATTCCTCATTTCACAAATTATGCGGGATGGCTCACGTCGCGGGGAGGGGGCAGGGCACAAATCCATCGCTCCATCCGAATAAAGCGATTGACACTGCCCGAATCCACTGGCAAAGTCGCCTCACCATCGAGACCGGCAGAGGGACAGGCCCTTTGAAGCCGGGGCAACCAGACGACGCGCAAGCGGCGTGGACGGTGCCAAATCCTGCGGGGACCTCAGCGTCTGCCCGAAAGATGGTTCGTAACGTGCTTTCCGCACGGCGAACGCGAGCTCCGCGAAGGCTCGATGGCTGTAGTCCCGTTGCCACCTCCGGACACCGCCATGAGCTTCGCCACCGCCACCGTCAGTTCCCTCGTCTCCCCGCTGCCCGTGCATGACAGCGCCGCCACGTTTGCCGCCGCCGCTTCGGCTGTTGCGTCGCGTCGCGGCGAAATCGCGCTCGAATTGCCCATGCGACACGCCGGCGCCCGCCTGGTGCGCGTGCGCTATGAATTGCAGGGCGTGGAGGGCGCGCCGGTGGTGTTCGTGGCCGGCGGCATTTCCGCGCATCGGCACCTGAGCCCCACTGCGGAGTTCCCGGAAAAAGGCTGGCTCAACGAACTGGTCGGTGCGGGTCGCGCGCTGGATCCGGCGCACCGGCAATTGCTGGCGATCGATTTCGTCGGCGCCGACGGCAAGCTCGACGTGCCGATCGATACCGCCGACCAGGCCGATGTGATCGCACGCCTGCTGGAAGCCCTGGACATCGCGCAGTTGCAGGCATGTGTCGGCTACTCCTACGGCGCGCTGGTCGGTTTGCAGTTGGCACTGCGGCACCCGCAGCGCCTGCAGCGCTTGATCGCGGTCAGCGGCGCCCATCGTGCACATCCTTATGCCGCCGCCTGGCGCGCGCTGCAGCGGCGTGCGGTCAGCCTCGGCCAGTTGCAGTGCGCCGATGCGCAGGGACTGTCGCTGGCGCGCCAGTTCGCCATGCTCAGCTACCGCACCCCGGAAGAATTCGAAGAGCGCTTCGACGCTGCGCCGGAAATCGTCCATGGCCGCGTGCGTTGCGCCGCCGAGGATTATCTGGACGCGGCCGGCTCGCAGTACGTGGCGCGCACACCGGTGACTGCCTACCTGCGCCTGTCCGAATCCATCGATCTGCATCGCATCGACGCCAGCGCCATCCGCGTGCCCACCACCGTGGTCGCGGTGGAAGGCGACCGGCTGGTGCCGCTGTCCGATTCGGTGACCCTGGTCGAAGGCCTGGGCACGCTGGGCAGCCTGCGCGTGCTGCGCTCGCCGTATGGCCACGACGCCTTCCTGAAAGAAACCGATCGCATCGACGCGATCCTCAAAACCGTCCTCATCCCCACCACCGCCAGCCCGGCCCCGACTTCCGCCGAGCGCGGCAATGGAGCAACCGTATGACTCGTTTTGACGCCACCGCAGACATTTCCTGTTGTCCCGCCACCGCCGCCGTGCGCGCCGGCATCGATCGCGACACCGCCTACGGCGCGGTGACGCCGCCGATCGTGTTGTCGTCCAACTTCAGCTTTGACGGCTTCGGCAACAAGCGCGAGTACGACTACACCCGCAGCGGCAATCCCACTCGCGATCTGCTGGGCGAAGCGCTGGCCGAACTGGAAGGCGGCGTGGGCGCGGTGATCACCTCCACCGGCATGGGCGCGATCAACCTGGTGCTCAACGCCCTGCTGCAGCCCGGCGACCGGCTGGTGGTGCCGCACGATGCCTACGGCGGCAGCTGGCGCCTGTTCAATGCGCTGGCCAAGAAGGGCCACTTCGAGCTGATCACCGCCGACCTGACCGACCCGCGATCGCTGGCCGATGCGCTGGCGCAGTCGCCGCGCCTGGTGCTGATTGAAACCCCGTCCAATCCGCTGCTGCGCATCACCGATCTGCGCTTCGTGATCGAAGCCGCGCACAAGGCCGGCGCGCTGACCGTAGTCGACAACACCTTCCTCTCGCCGGCGCTGCAGAAGCCGTTCGAGTTCGGCGCCGACGTGGTGGTGCATTCCACCACCAAGTACATCAACGGCCACAGCGATGTGGTCGGCGGCGCCGTGGTGGCTCGCGATGCCGACACCCACCAGCAACTGGTGTGGTGGGCCAATGCGCTGGGCCTGACCGGCTCGCCGTTCGACAGCTTCCTGACCCTGCGCGGCCTGCGCACGCTGGATGCGCGCCTGCGCGTGCACCAGGAAAACGCCACCGCCATCGCCGAACTGCTGGATGGCCACGCGGCCGTCTCGCAGGTGTATTTCCCCGGCCTGGCCGCGCATCCGGGCCATGCCGTGGCCGCGCGCCAGCAGAAGGGCTTTGGCGCGATGCTCAGTGTTGAACTGCATGGCGGCGAAGCCGCTGTACGCGCCTTCGTCGATGGCCTGCGCTATTTCACCCTGGCCGAATCGCTCGGTGGCGTGGAAAGCCTGGTCGCGCATCCGGCTTCGATGACGCACGCCGCCATGACCGCCGAAGCGCGCGCCAAGGCCGGCATCTCCGACGGCCTGCTGCGTTTGTCGGTGGGCATCGAAGCGACCGAGGATCTGATCGCCGATCTGCAGGCCGGCCTGGCCCGCGCCGAACGCGCGGCGGCCGGCGGCGAACGAAAACTCGCCGACGCATGAGCACCGTCGTCCAACTGGCCACGGCGCGCCGCCGCGTACCGCGTCTGGCCCTGCTCGGCACCGGCGTGGTCGGCACCGCGTTTGTCGGTCGTTATTCGCGCCTGCGCGATCAGTTGGACCGCCTGCCGGAGTTCACCTGGTTGGCCAATTCTCGCAGCCTGCAGGCCTGCAGCGCGGGCCTGGCCGACGCGCTGGAACTGGCGCGGCAGGCGCCCGCACAAGCCTCGGCGCTGCCGCCGTGGGCCGAAGCCGAATCGCTGCACGCCGGCGACGTGGTGGTCGACGCCACCGCCAGCGAGACCGTGGCCGACTGGCATGCCGAATGGCTGTCGCGCGGCATCCATGTGGTCACCGCCAACAAATTGGGCAACGGCGGCGCGCTGCAGCGTTCGCAGGCCATCCTTCGCGCCCGCCATCTAGGTGCGTCGCACTATGGCGACAGCGCCACCGTCGGCGCCGGCTTGCCGCTGCTGCGCAGCTTGCGCGCGCTGGTAGCCGGGGGGGATCGCATCCACAGGGTGGAAGGCATCCTGTCCGGATCGCTGGCGTGGTTGTTCAACCACTACGACGGCGTGCGGCCGTTCTCGGGCTTCGTGCGCCAGGCGCGCGATGCCGGTTATACCGAACCTGATCCGCGCGACGATCTGTCCGGCGAGGACGTGCGCCGCAAGCTGCTGATCCTGGCGCGGGCGGCCGGCATCGATCTGCACGCCGAACAGGTGCAGGTGGAATCGCTGGTGCCGGCGTCGCTCGCATCGTTGTCGGTGACGGAATTCGACGCGCGTATGGAGGCGCTGGATGCGCCGTTGGCGGAGCGCTTCCAACAGGCGGAGCAGGCGGGTGCGAAGTTGCGTTTCGTCGGCCGCTTCGACAGCCAGGGCGCCAGCGTTGGCCTGCAGGCTTTGCCGGAATCGCATCCCTTCTGTGCCGGCGGCGGCACCGACAATCGCGTGGCGATCTACAGCGATCGTTATGCGGAACAGCCGTTGGTGGTGCAGGGACCCGGCGCTGGTGCGGAAGTCACCGCGGCGGCGTTGCTGGACGATGTGTTGAACATCGTCCGCTGATACTCAACACTCGATAACGTTGACCGCCAGCCCGCCGCGGCTGGTTTCCTTGTACTTGTCCTGCATGTCGCGGCCGGTGTCGCGCATGGTCTTGATCACCTTGTCCAGTGAGACCTTGTGCTTGCCGTCGCCGCGCATGGCCATGCGGCTGGCGTTGATGGCCTTCACCGCGCCCATCGCATTGCGCTCGATGCAGGGAATCTGCACCAGCCCGCCAATCGGGTCGCAGGTCAGACCCAGGTTGTGCTCCATGCCGATTTCGGCGGCATTCTCGATCTGGCTGGGGCTGCCGCCGAGCGCGGCGACCAGGCCACCGGCGGCCATCGAACAGGCCACGCCTACCTCGCCCTGGCAACCGACTTCGGCGCCGGAGATGCTGGCGTTTTCCTTGTAGAGGATGCCGATGGCCGCGGCGGTGAGCAGGAAATCGAAGATGCGCTGTTCGTTGGCGCCGGGGCAGAAGCGATCGAAGTAATGCATCACCGAGGGGATGATGCCGGCCGCGCCATTGGTGGGTGCGGTGACCACGCGGCCACCAGCGGCGTTCTCTTCGTTCACCGCCAAGGCGTACAGGTTGACCCAGTCCAGCACGGTCAGCGGATCGCGCATGGCCGCTTCCGGCCGCAGCGACAGTTCGCGGTTCAACGCCGGTGCGCGGCGTGACACATGCAGGCCACCAGGCAGCGTGCCTTCCTCGCGGATGCCGCGGCTCACGCAGGCCTGCATCGCATTCCAGATGGCGCGCAGGCCTTCGCGGATCTCGTCGGGGCTGCGCCAGCAGGTCTCGTTCTCGAACATCATCTGCGCGATGCTCAGACCGCTGCGCTGGCACTGCGCCAGCAATTCATCGCCGCTCTTGAACGGGTAGGGCAGCGGGGTTTCATCGGCGACAATGCGATCCACCGCCGCGTCATCCTGGTTGACCACAAAGCCGCCGCCGACCGAGTAGTAATCGCGGGTGGCGATGACTTCATCATTGGCGTCATACGCGGTAAAGCGCATGCCATTGGTGTGGTACGGCAGCTTCTGCCGCTTGTTCATCAGCAGGTCGCGTTTTTCCTCGAACGCCACCGCGTGCGTGCCTCCCAGCAGCACCCGCTTCTCGCCACGGATGCGCGCCAGCGCCGGCGGGATGATGTCCGGGTCGATCTCGTTGGGGTAATGGCCTTCCAGGCCCATCAGCACGGCCTTGTCGGTGCCGTGGCCGCGCCCGGTCAGGGCCAGCGAGCCGAAGACTTCGGCGCGGATCCGCGCCACCTCGTGCAGGCGGCCGGGCTCCTGCAGCCAGCGCGCGACAAAGCGCGCCGCTGCCCGCATCGGGCCGACGGTGTGGGAGGAACTCGGGCCAATGCCGATCTTGAAAAGGTCGAAAGTGCTGACTGCCATCCGCGTATTCTATGCCGCCGGCCGGGTCAGACCTTCCCGCGCCGCAGCAGATGAGCTGGAGAGCCCGTGCGCCTGACCCTGTTCCAACGCGATGACTGCCACCTCTGCGACCTGGCGCTGGAGGTGCTGGCCGCCGCGCGCGTGCCGGAATTCGACAGCGTCTTCATCGACGACGACCCGGCGCTGGAAGAACGCTACGGCGTACGCGTGCCGGTGCTCAGGCGCGAAGACAATGGCGCCGAGCTGGACTGGCCGTTCGGCGCCGATGAGGTGAAAGCTTTCTCGCCTTTGTAGGAGGGGCTTTAGCCCCGAACCCTTTGTCTTTTGTAGGAGGGGTTGACCAGACGAACGTCTGATCAGCCCCTCCTACAGGGTCACTTCGCCTTCAATACAACCTTCGTGCTGATCGCCACGTCATTCGGAATGGTCGCCGGGTCGGCCCAATCGCCGCCGCCCACGCCGAAGTCCAGGCGCTTGACGCTGGCCTTGCCGGCCAGCACGGGCTGGGCGCCCGGGGTCCAGGTGAAGGTCAGGGTGACCGGCTTGCTGACGCCGCGCAGGCTCAGGGTGCCGTCGGCGGCGTACTGGTTGCCACCCAGCGCACGGAACTTGCTGGCGGTGTAGCGCGCCTGCGCGAACTTGCTGACATGGAAGAAGTCCGCATCGGCCAGGGTGCTGTCGCGATCATCGTTGCCGGTCTTGGTGCCGGCCAGCTGGATGGTGACGTCGAGCTTGGCCGTGGCCAGGTTGGCCGGATCAAAGCTGACCGTGGTGTTGAAGCCGCCAAAGCGACCGACAAAGGTTTCGCCCTGGTAGTTGCTGGCGAAGATCAAGGTCGAGCCCGGCGCCTGCACATAGTCGGCGGCGAAGGCGGGCAAGGCAGCGGCGGCAAGCAGGCCGGCCAGGGCCAGGCGAGCGGTGGTACGGATCATGGAGCGGTCTCCTCGGGGGGCGGAGCGGTGGGGGAGGCGAGCACGCGGCGGCGCGCGGGCAGCATGCGTCGCAAGGTGTCGTCGTTCTGGAACAGGTGATGGTAGAAGGCTGCGGCTGCGTGCATGACCACCAGCACCACCAGCACCCAGAACAGGGTTTCGTGGACGCTTTCGGCCAGCTCATGCAGGTCGTGGTTGCGGCCGGTGATGGCCGGCAGGTTGAACAGCTTGAACCACTGCAGCGGGTAGCCGGCGGCAGAGTTCAACACCCAGCCCGACAGCGGAATCGCGAACATCAACAGATACAGCGCGCCATGGGTGAGCGTGGCAATGCGGTGCTGCCATCCAGGCGTACCCGGCACCGCCAGCGGCGCACCCGCATACACCCGCCAGAACACACGCAGCGCCACCAATCCCAGGATGGTCAGGCCAATCGACTTGTGCAGTGCATAGATGTTGATCTTGCGCGGACCGTTGGGCAGATCGCCCATGGTCAGGCCGATATAGGCAATGACCAGCAGCAGGATCACGATCAACCAATGGAACAACTGGCTGACCGCGCCCCAGCGCTCGGCGGTGTTTTTCAAACTCATGGTGTGGGCTCCGGTTCGGATTCGGCTGGCTCGGTGGCGGGCACGGAGGGATCGGTGGCGGGAAGGGTATCGTCGGGCGTCGGCGCTGCTTCATTGTCGGCGGCGCCGCCGCGGATGGCTTCGGCCTCGATGCGCAGTTCGACCTCGTCGCCGATCACCGATTTCCAGCTGGTGATGCCGAAGTCCGAACGCTTGATCGTGGTCGTGGCGGAGAAACCGGCGGTGCGCCGGAACGGCGGCATCGGGTGGCGCTTGAGCGCATTGAACGTCACGTCCAAGCGGACCTCGCGGGTGACGC
Encoded proteins:
- a CDS encoding cytochrome b — encoded protein: MSLKNTAERWGAVSQLFHWLIVILLLVIAYIGLTMGDLPNGPRKINIYALHKSIGLTILGLVALRVFWRVYAGAPLAVPGTPGWQHRIATLTHGALYLLMFAIPLSGWVLNSAAGYPLQWFKLFNLPAITGRNHDLHELAESVHETLFWVLVVLVVMHAAAAFYHHLFQNDDTLRRMLPARRRVLASPTAPPPEETAP
- a CDS encoding homoserine dehydrogenase → MSTVVQLATARRRVPRLALLGTGVVGTAFVGRYSRLRDQLDRLPEFTWLANSRSLQACSAGLADALELARQAPAQASALPPWAEAESLHAGDVVVDATASETVADWHAEWLSRGIHVVTANKLGNGGALQRSQAILRARHLGASHYGDSATVGAGLPLLRSLRALVAGGDRIHRVEGILSGSLAWLFNHYDGVRPFSGFVRQARDAGYTEPDPRDDLSGEDVRRKLLILARAAGIDLHAEQVQVESLVPASLASLSVTEFDARMEALDAPLAERFQQAEQAGAKLRFVGRFDSQGASVGLQALPESHPFCAGGGTDNRVAIYSDRYAEQPLVVQGPGAGAEVTAAALLDDVLNIVR
- a CDS encoding glutaredoxin family protein, whose product is MRLTLFQRDDCHLCDLALEVLAAARVPEFDSVFIDDDPALEERYGVRVPVLRREDNGAELDWPFGADEVKAFSPL
- the metX gene encoding homoserine O-succinyltransferase MetX, whose protein sequence is MSFATATVSSLVSPLPVHDSAATFAAAASAVASRRGEIALELPMRHAGARLVRVRYELQGVEGAPVVFVAGGISAHRHLSPTAEFPEKGWLNELVGAGRALDPAHRQLLAIDFVGADGKLDVPIDTADQADVIARLLEALDIAQLQACVGYSYGALVGLQLALRHPQRLQRLIAVSGAHRAHPYAAAWRALQRRAVSLGQLQCADAQGLSLARQFAMLSYRTPEEFEERFDAAPEIVHGRVRCAAEDYLDAAGSQYVARTPVTAYLRLSESIDLHRIDASAIRVPTTVVAVEGDRLVPLSDSVTLVEGLGTLGSLRVLRSPYGHDAFLKETDRIDAILKTVLIPTTASPAPTSAERGNGATV
- a CDS encoding O-succinylhomoserine (thiol)-lyase, which translates into the protein MTRFDATADISCCPATAAVRAGIDRDTAYGAVTPPIVLSSNFSFDGFGNKREYDYTRSGNPTRDLLGEALAELEGGVGAVITSTGMGAINLVLNALLQPGDRLVVPHDAYGGSWRLFNALAKKGHFELITADLTDPRSLADALAQSPRLVLIETPSNPLLRITDLRFVIEAAHKAGALTVVDNTFLSPALQKPFEFGADVVVHSTTKYINGHSDVVGGAVVARDADTHQQLVWWANALGLTGSPFDSFLTLRGLRTLDARLRVHQENATAIAELLDGHAAVSQVYFPGLAAHPGHAVAARQQKGFGAMLSVELHGGEAAVRAFVDGLRYFTLAESLGGVESLVAHPASMTHAAMTAEARAKAGISDGLLRLSVGIEATEDLIADLQAGLARAERAAAGGERKLADA
- a CDS encoding L-serine ammonia-lyase; amino-acid sequence: MAVSTFDLFKIGIGPSSSHTVGPMRAAARFVARWLQEPGRLHEVARIRAEVFGSLALTGRGHGTDKAVLMGLEGHYPNEIDPDIIPPALARIRGEKRVLLGGTHAVAFEEKRDLLMNKRQKLPYHTNGMRFTAYDANDEVIATRDYYSVGGGFVVNQDDAAVDRIVADETPLPYPFKSGDELLAQCQRSGLSIAQMMFENETCWRSPDEIREGLRAIWNAMQACVSRGIREEGTLPGGLHVSRRAPALNRELSLRPEAAMRDPLTVLDWVNLYALAVNEENAAGGRVVTAPTNGAAGIIPSVMHYFDRFCPGANEQRIFDFLLTAAAIGILYKENASISGAEVGCQGEVGVACSMAAGGLVAALGGSPSQIENAAEIGMEHNLGLTCDPIGGLVQIPCIERNAMGAVKAINASRMAMRGDGKHKVSLDKVIKTMRDTGRDMQDKYKETSRGGLAVNVIEC
- a CDS encoding YceI family protein, whose product is MIRTTARLALAGLLAAAALPAFAADYVQAPGSTLIFASNYQGETFVGRFGGFNTTVSFDPANLATAKLDVTIQLAGTKTGNDDRDSTLADADFFHVSKFAQARYTASKFRALGGNQYAADGTLSLRGVSKPVTLTFTWTPGAQPVLAGKASVKRLDFGVGGGDWADPATIPNDVAISTKVVLKAK